In Jeotgalibaca arthritidis, a single genomic region encodes these proteins:
- a CDS encoding GFA family protein, protein MDIQAYSRSVECQMCRKLTGSTGFASLEFKDDITYISRENLGTYDSSPNATRGFCKKCGTSLFDHYKPMNAYFVPPAIIENLPDEKIKFVEEIYYDNKPCYYTFANDIKNC, encoded by the coding sequence ATGGACATCCAGGCTTACTCAAGGAGCGTTGAATGCCAAATGTGTCGTAAGTTAACAGGATCTACTGGATTTGCCAGTTTAGAATTTAAAGATGATATCACTTATATTTCGAGAGAAAACTTAGGGACATATGATTCATCTCCTAATGCAACTCGAGGATTTTGTAAAAAGTGTGGTACAAGTTTGTTTGATCACTACAAACCAATGAATGCCTACTTTGTCCCGCCAGCAATTATAGAAAACCTACCTGATGAAAAAATTAAGTTTGTTGAAGAAATCTACTATGACAATAAGCCGTGTTATTACACGTTTGCTAATGATATCAAAAATTGTTAG